CCGGCGCCGTTGGGCGCGCCGTACCACGTCGCCCTCGCGTCCATCCAcccctcgtcgccggcgccgggcgaGCTAGAATTGGAGGAACCGTTCGTCGCAACAGGGGGAGGgatgatggtagccggaggagcaggaagaggagATGGCGCGTGGGGTTTGGGAGGAGAGTGGTGCGTCTTCTTGCTCCCGCTGCCGTGCTTGGCCTTGGCTGCGCAGGAGACGCCATGGAATGCCAGGAGGAGGCAGAGCAACAGAGCTGCAGaaacagaggaggaggatgaggatgcCATGGCTGACTGTCTCTGGCTGAATTGCTGGTGGATGCCGGCGGGAGATTGGCGATGGCTGGTATTTATAGGGCATCGAACGGGTCGTGACGCATGTATAATTGGGCATGATTTGTGGTGCGAAGGAAGAAAGCAGACGACGGCACGGCTAAAGCGAATACCGTGGGCCGGATGGGTCGGATGGTTCACATGTTTGTGGATGCACTCGGATCGTCACGAGCCTGCATTACTGTTGCTACATTCCCcctcaacaaaataaaaataaaaatactgtTGCTACATTCTTCCGTCCCAAATTTCAAGTGCTCCGTGTCGATCCAAAACTAACACGTACTATGTTCGtttctgctgcttctgctccaCGTTGCGCATGCACACATATGCATGCTGCCACACGGGCGCGCGCACGCCGTGGAAAAACAACCAAGGCGCCTCTCTCCGTCTGTCTGTTTCTCTGTCGCTGCTTCTCAACTGGCCTCTGTTTCTTGTTTTAGTACTTGACTGTATTATCTGTATGCAGGTGGTCATGGTCATGGATGGTTACTGCATAATCTCAGATTAAATACTTGTCAAATGTGGGTGGGTTACGCGCGAGGCATGTCTAAATCTAGCTTGCTGCCACCCCTAGACATTTAGCCTGTTGTGCTGCATGGTGCACCGGCGGCCGGTGCCTGCATACACAAAACCGCTTGTCTTCGGTTCCTACCAATGGGCTGCAGCTAAATACCGGACCGAATACACATCAACATCGAGAATAACAAAACAAtcagatttatttatttttgagggaaaaacAAACAATCAGATGTACTCACAACGGTCTCGGTCTCGTCGCGGTCCAGTTCATCGGCTCGGAAAGCATCGCTATatgcgaagatgatcttccaGATCTGAGCATGCCGGTTGTTCGACTCTTTTTCCGgcaaggcggcggaggacgagggTGGACGACGATTCGGCAAGGCATAAGTTTCTCCAAGAATGGAATTATTATTTCACTTCTCGCTGGATACTTTGTGCAAAGTCGCTTGACAAGCATGTTTGTCTCGTGTCGTGATCATGCGTGTAATAATCTTTATAATCCGGTTGTCTAATGAAACATATGGGtatacttaaaaaaaaagtagataTTGGGTTCTAACACAATGTCCTCCCCGGTAACGGCCCCATCCATACAGACGGCACCGGGCCGGCTCAAATGGCAAGTTCTTCAGGAGGCGGTGGTGCCTACGTACCTGGGTCGGCCCACCTGAAATTCAGGCATCTATCACAATTCAGCTACCACTACCAGGATATGGGCCTCCAATTGTTGAGCAATCTGGCCAGCCCACGTTTACGGGCCTCAAACAGGCCACCGGCTGATTCCGTCCAAGCAGTCAAGCCCGTGTGTATGGGCCTCAAGCTGCCTGCCTTAGCTATTAGCAGTACGGTCTTAAAGTAATCCGGCCCAgcgaaaggaaaaaagaagaaaaaatcaggGCTTTGGCGGGAGATGGATGGGTCGATGGCGGGAAGTCAAAGACGGTCGCTTTCTCGAGTCTCTGCTTGGGAAATTAAGGGTCCCACCACGGCCACATGCACTCTCTGACAGTGTCTGAATCTGTAGCTGGAGTAGTTTCCGTCTCTCGAGTGTCGAGTGAGTGAGTACTTGAAGAAGGTGGCGACCAAAGTAAAGTCCAAACCGAACCACCACGTTGCCCGGCCTGACAGCAGCGCCTAGCATTGCATGCATCCATGTGCTGTAAAATACATACATATCGAATCAAATCGATCCCAAAATAAGTAAGCAGATCACCGTCGCATCGCGTCGTGGCCTCCGTagcaaagctagctagctaggaacATCTGTTCATTCTCGATGGATCCATCACTTTCAACTTCCCCATCAACAAGACTATATACATAGTCCCCGTCAGAAAAGAAGAATTAAGGTATaggcatgcatatatatagccaAATATATGCATCGATCATCTGTATAGtattttaatttcttcttctagTTGGAGTTAAGAAGAAGTAGACGAAGATGAATTGAAAAAAGTGGTCGATGGAGAGCCGTTTAATCGTTTCCTAGTTAGCTGTCGCATATATGCATCGCTAGCTAATGGCCAGCACCGTTACACATAGATGGTGCTATTCCACGCGCTAGAGCTAGCTGGTAGGGAGAGTAGTTTGATTTTTGATGCCCTCCATGCATGTACGCGCTAACCGTAAAAGGCTCTTTTCGCAGGTGTAGACCGAGGCATGATTAGGCCGCGTAGCATCTTTGCTTTGTGTAAAGATACATCCCCAGCAAAATTAAGTAACTTGACGTCGGCTATGTAAAGATACATAGACCCTTGTCGTGGTATTTCATCGATCGGGCGACATAGGTCGATCCATCGACTCGGGCACTAATTGATTAATTAAGAGAGAAGAACAACTATTTTTGGATCCGTCGGTGTACGTAGCAGGCATGCATGTGATTTGGTGATCAACGCAGCGCCTGTGCACATGCACGGCCTCACCCGGCCATGTTAGCTAGTGTAGCCACCGATTGCGTGCAGTATTAAGAGCACCGCGCGTACATATACTTACACACGTCTTTGATTAATTTGATCTCCCTCTTAATTATTAATTTCCTTGCATGTGCACGCTAACacctctttctttctttctttctttctttctttctttctttctttccatctacatatcttccttttcttcttttccgcCGTTTCACGTCAATACACGCATGTATGCATGTGGCTATGAGTTTGCATCATGCGTGCTGATGGCGCCCAAGAAAAATATCCATGCGTATTTCCGGCCGTACCCCATTTCCagttccatgcatgcatgtattcatCGACCATATATATCTGCTCTTTATATAATCAGGTGTTTGTTGTGCTTCCAGTACTCCTTCCGGCGCATGCATGTacatcacacacacacacgcacgcacaaagacagctagctagctgtacACATGTACAGTTGAGATCGATCGATAATGACACGCTTCCCTTTGCCGATTCAGTCCTGATGAGACTCCTGTACATATATACTAGCAGTAATCAGTTGAGTTTGTGtacgcgtacgtacgtacggatCGACACCTAGCGGCTGGCGCATGTATATCGCATCCATCGATTAGGATAACAAACTGAGATAGAAGATGtgtagtacggagtattaaTTAACAGCCGTACAAGGACAATAACTCCTGGTTGCATCGATGTACGTGTGTTAAGTTAAGCTTGCCGTTGTCAGGCAGAAGCTAGCCCCTGTCAGTGTTCTGCTATTTCTACTAAACTAATCACCTGATTACAGGACCCATCGATATCACATCATCACCCGGTAAGTCATTAGTTCACCGTGGAACTCTGGCTGAAGCTagctgcaagcctgcaagCACCCACCCACAGATTACAGATTAGAATGTGAACATGTTTTCGATCGTTTGGGAAAAACAAAGAGAGTGAGTGTGGGGGTGCTCATGTCAGTGTTCGATTGGCGCGCCTAGCTAAGGGCATAGCCGGTTAAGGCCATGCTCATGCATGTCTGCGTGTATCTAGGCTAGCCATGTGCACCCCAACATGCCACGTTCTCCTCTGCCTGCtgcctctctttctttctttccctgCACTGCATCCTGCATCACACCACTACTACAACTATATTCTAGTGTACCCCTCTGGCTGCAGCCTCAGCAAGTCCTCCTCCAAGTGTACCCGTAGTCCAGTAGCAGCGGTACGGTACAGGCCAGTTATAAATTGGGGTGCCCACCAAAGAGGAGCTCCTCATCAACACACACCAAACCAAACAGATCCAACTAGCTACAGAGTGCGAGCAAAGCCAGTGAGGGAGTGAACAAGCTAGATGGCCAAGCATCTCTCGCTCctgctggtggcggcgccgccgctgctaaTGCTGCTCCTGTTCTCCTCCGTCTACGGCTCCAGCGCCGGCGGAGGGCCGAACCTGAACGCCAGCGCCGTGTCCTTCGGCCAGTCGGGCGTCGCCAGGGCCACCTGGTACGGCGCCCCCAACGGCGCCGGCCCTTACGACAACGGTATGTACCTCACtctttttccccttcttcttcagacAGATCTTGGGCAGTAGTAGGAGTAGTACATTTGGTTGCTGTAGCTAGAAGTagctttgcttttgcttgccGGGCTGGCTGGGTTTTAGCTACTCCAAATGGAACGGGCAATGAGAGGTGAAATCTTGCAGGCGGCGCTTGCGGGTTCAAGAACGTGAACAAGTACCCGTTCATGGCCATGACCTCCTGCGGCAACCAGCCCCTCTTCAAGGACGGCAAGGGATGCGGCGCATGCTACAAGGTAGTCCCCTCCTACTGCACTATTCTCCACTACTGTTGGTAGCACTAATCTTCTTCTTAAGTGACCACTTAAGTCTTCCTAGTATTCCAAAATGCCATATACTTAAGTGACCACTTGGTCAAAGCCAGCAGTACTAGCTAGTTGAGCTGATTACTTGATTATAGTTGGCCCATATACTTGGCTCGACCGGGGCACGAGTAGCCGTGCCAGTGTCCGGCCGTCCGGGGACCCTGCAAGCTAGCTGCAACGGCACGTTTTCCGTGACAGTGCCCGGCACGGCTCCCCATGCAACGGACCTGCCATGTGTTGTTGGCGCAATATCAAATTACAACTCTGCCCTCCCTCCCTGAACAATGTTTGTGTTTGCAGATCAAGTGCACGAAGCACAAGGCGTGCTCCGGGCGGACGGAGACGGTGGTGATCACGGACATGAACTACTACCCGGTGGCGCCCTACCACTTCGACCTCAGCGGCACCGCCTTCGGCAAGCTCGCCAAGCCCGGCCGCAACGACGAGCTCAGACACGCCGGCATCATCGACATCCAGTTCACCAGGTACTTACTTTTAACTGTTACCATGTGTGCCGCCGACAGTCTTCTGCCTTGCCTTCAGACAACCCACCAAGAAGCCTGTCTCAAGCTAGACTTGACTTGACCCCGGCACATGCCTAAACTGTGCATCCATCTGCTTCACTCTGCCGCCTGTCTGTAATGTACCAATGTAATGTAAACAAACACACAAAGCAAACAACATCCGTCTTCTCCTGCCCATCATTACCACTAGCTAGTACTAACATGAAAAGATTCCCCCAAAAGCTACCAAGAATGATTCTAACACTAGATCAAAGCATAGTATAATACAATCAAGATGCATCAGCTAGTAGCAAAGCTAGATCTTCTTCAGCCAGCAGCTAGAGTAACAAACTGAATCTGAATGCAGGGTGCCGTGCGAGTTCCCGGGGCTCAAGGTGGGCTTCCACGTGGAGGAGGGCTCCAACGCGGTGTACATGGCGATCCTGGTGGAGTACGagaacggcgacggcgacgtggTACAAGTAGACCTCATGGAgtccggccgcggcggcggccggtggacGAGGATGAAGGAGTCGTGGGGCTCCATCTGGCGCCTCGACTCCAACCACAGGCTCCAGGCGCCATTCTCGCTGCGCATCCGCAACGAGTCCGGCAAGACGCTCGTCGCCCGCAATGTCATCCCCTCCAACTGGCGCCCCAACACCTTCTACCGCTCCATCGTCCAGTACAGCTAGAATGCTAGATCCTCCTGCAGAGCTCCATTGATGGATTAGTATCCGGTATCCCCATTGGTTCATTCCGAGCTAGCTCTGGTTCATTTGGCGGCAGTTGCAGTTGCAGTGGTGCTATTGGGGTTTGATTAATTGTAATTCTGAAGTTACATTTTGTATTTGTGGGAATAAGAGGAGGCAAGCGTAGGAAATCCCAGATGAAAAAAGTATATGGGGTTTCCTACGCTCTCCCGCCCACTCTCCATCTTGTTCTCTGCTACTACTAGTTGTATTAATTTGGTCTTGTTTCAGAGTTTCGTGTCGATGCAATGCAGCTGCAGTTGCAATTTATGTAACTGCATGCTGTATCCATGATCCATTTACTGCTGCATGTGAAATCATGCATTATCCATTATGTGTATCAGACTGGGCAGGGCGTATGTATAAATTAATGTTGGCGGATCGAATTCAGCTCCGGTTCACGGGCTACTGCTGCATCTGTTCCGAATCatgcatttctttttgttcttttcttcccGGGACTTGGAAGTCGTTGAAATCAACAAAGACTGCGAAAATCTGTAGCACCATTGCAGTAAAgtgcaggcaggcaggcgtTGGTGCTACTGACTGACTGACAAAGTCGTTCATGGTAGATACTAGTACTCCATGTCCATGGAGAATATAGGAGTAGATGGTCCAGTCAAAAGGTTGTGTTTCAGTTTCGGACTAAGGTGCACCTAGCTAGCAATGGTGTTTGCTGTAACTGCAATGCAATTGCAGAGCAGCTTACTGCTGCTAGGTTCGACTTTTTCTGTCTGTAAAGGCGCCCTTGCTGCTATTCCCCATGGTACCTTGATTGATTCCTATATATCTTCGTGCCGGCACCTGCATAGATAGATAGAACTACACAGCTCTCTTCGGCTTCAACGATCAAGGCAAAAGCTTTAATCTCGAGCGCTTGTACTATTTCATTTACTTGTGGGCTCCGATCCAAATAATGAGATTATACGCATCAAGCAGCAAGTTTACGAGAGAGAAAGgaaaggcaaaaaaagaagtctGATGAGAGATCTCTCGACTGTTGGTTCCTGCAGAGAATTGAGACTACATGTTCTCCAGAGTGATCTCTAGATTTGCACATTAATAACAGTTCGAGTTGGCCTTTGTCTTGTGTACCAACAACTCCCACGATGCATCCATGTGTGTGTTTCTTCTTCGTTGTGATCTGACGGGATCGATCGAGAGCCCGGCCGGGAACAAAGGTGAGATGGTTATAGTCGCTGTGTTTATATAAGaacatggatggatggacgCGGCCGATCCAATATCGTTTTCCAATGGATCGATCACAGAGCATCCATGCTAGCTAGAACTAGAATAGCTGCATAAGTGTATTTCTCTCTGAACGCTTGCATCCCTCAAAATGGTACGTGTACAGCACTACTCCAGCTTTGCTGATAAATTGCTGTCAGTATGGCAAACAGAGGTCGCTGCAGTGCATGGCAATTTGGCAATCCAGGCAAGCACCGCTAGCAGAGCCCTTTTCCAGCCACCTCTAAATCGCTGAATTGATCTGCTGTTACTTTTTACTACGGTTTATTAATCTGCATGTTTGACGGGTGAAGATGAGGCGAGAGGGCCATCGCCCGGTGAAGATGCACATGGTCCCGACGCCACCTGGTTGGGATCATACCCTAAAGGGGCGTATTTGGTTTGTATGAATACTCTTGTGAAGGACTGATTGCATGCGTCTTGTGTGCATACTTACTTTTCCGAACAACCTATTACGGCTTGGTTTGCATGAATACTCTTGTGCATGACTAATCATGTCTTGGGTTGACTGAATTATGTCTTGTGTTGCAGAAACCCCATTTTTAACAAGAGTTCCAGCTCTGGGTGACCGGTTTTGACTTTGGTATATGCCTCGCTGCAGAGGCTAACGTATGAGCAACTCTTGTTGTGGAGCAGCGCGGCCAACTCCCCACGCGATTAGCTTCTGCCCTGTTATGCCTTGGTGTTTCTCTCTTCTTGAGGCGTTGGGTTCATTTTCTCTTTGCTCTGTCAGTTTTCTGCTGACGTGGGTGTGTTCAGTACCCAAACAGAATCAATTTACTTGTGTATTCAAGATTTTCATCAAGACCTGAGGAAAGCAATCATCTCTGAAAGCTCTTGTGGCTATCCATTCCTCTAATAATGCCTGGGCAAAACAACAGGGCAATTCAATTCTAGACAAGAGAGCGAATATATCAAAGATATGTATCCTGGACATATTAGACGATTTAGCTGGGAAGATGCGTCTATTCCAGGCAAAATGAATAGTAAATGCAGAGCAGGAACCAGTTTGAAACAGAAACAACATATAAGCTTCAAATTGGTTATTTTGAGAGGTCAACAATGCAAAACAAACTTCCTGTAGCTTtggtttcattaatgaaatcggGGGCACTCttccttgaaaaaaaaatcgggaTTCCAAAAGAAACAATGCAAAACAAACATTATTTTTCACGGAGGCAGGTTTGATGCATTCAAAAACCAGAAAGTTTAAATTTAATTTGAAGGAACTGTGTATTTAAATTTGTAAACCAGTTAGTGAACACACCTTGAGATAAAAGTCAGACATCTTCAGCACAATTGGTTATTTTGAGAGGTCAACGGCAGGTTTGTCTTTGTTCTTTTTACCGAAAAAACGCAGAGCTTGTGTCTCGTTAGTAGACAGATAGAAAAAGAGTTACTTACATGCCAAGAATGGCGGACACCCACAGTATACAACACCATCCACTAGAGCTCCAGAGCTGACACAAGGATCGCGCCAAGGCCCTTATAGCCCCGGCCGTGGCCCAGAGCaggcctcctccttgatggTGGCAAGAAGGGTCACAAATCTATCTGTGAGGGCATTGCCGAAGATTGCCGTGTTGCGCTGCTTCCAGGTCCACCAAGCTGTGAGGGAGATCAGCGTTGCGGTACCCTTACGGGCTGCAACAGGGGTGGAGAGGGTGGCTTACAAGGCCACAAGAACAGTGATTGCCCAACATGTGTCTCAAGGGAACAAACAAAATAGCCCGGTTAAGTAAGCTATTTAAGGCTGGGAACAAACAAAATAGCCCGGTTAAGTAAGCTATTTAAGGCTGGGAACAATATAGGATTTGATTCTTTACTTCCTCGTTAGCCTTGTAATATAGGCATGCTCCTGGCAATTTGTAAATAAGTATAATCCATAAACTAGAACAATAATTAGATTTAATTACTTGAGCATGCTTCTTCTACCTTGTCGTGTCGTACTGATCCTACATTAGTAACACAAATCAAATTTACCTGTGTATATTGATTTACCTTAAGCTTTGAGATTTTCTCTTTATAAAGTTTCCAGCCTCAGAAGAGTTAATAATCCCATGGCTGTCAGCACCATACAGTCCTTCCTTGGTTCTACTTTCGTAAGGCTTGCCTTCATCACCTTCCGTAATCTCTTCCTTTAGCACACTTATCTTGTTCTCAGATAGCCCATTTTCAGATtggtcttctcttctctttcccaCAGATTTCTCCATTTTTTTGCCTCATCCATCATATAAATGCTTGGATCCAATGTATTCCCTTAAGTGAAGACAACGGTCAAGATTAGACATAATTTACACAATAGGTGCATGCTACTAGGAAAAGAAGTTATGGATCTTTTGGCTAGCCTCCCACCCCACCCCCAACAGAACCCATCTTCTGCTGTTTAGTTGTCAGACATAACTAACCCGTTCAAATGCAACAAGTCCTTGAAAGTAAATATGGCACTACAGATCTATACAACAAGTAGAGCTGTGCTTACCGTCAGACTATTCgcataaagaaaaaaattgatagCTGGCGAAGTTCTGCGGTGCCACAGACGGGCCTAgcgtaaaaaataaataggaaCTGGTAGTGCCCTAGACGAGCAATTTCAGCATAAATGTAATGTCACACACACTAAATCTGTGGCAGATGAAGCAACAGCAAGTTATGTAAGATCAGTGACTGATGAATCAACAGCGAATTAAATGCAGTCAGTATATGGTGCAAATACACAATGGAGTGCTCTAACAGCATAAGGCTTCAACAACTCTAAAAGCATCTCAAAATTGACCCTAATATCCAGAAACGATCGAATGAGCAGCAACATAATTGGCAAGCCGGCCAATTTTCACTATATTTTTGTTATCTCTGAAAGCTCAAAATCTAACATCCTCAATTTCGGAAATCGTACCTCAATCAAAgcaaaaaacaagaagatgGTGAACCAATGAGTAGTCAGCCTCCAGAATGAGGCATCGGAGCAATTGATTAGCCTCATGTA
This is a stretch of genomic DNA from Brachypodium distachyon strain Bd21 chromosome 1, Brachypodium_distachyon_v3.0, whole genome shotgun sequence. It encodes these proteins:
- the LOC100841576 gene encoding expansin-B4; this encodes MAKHLSLLLVAAPPLLMLLLFSSVYGSSAGGGPNLNASAVSFGQSGVARATWYGAPNGAGPYDNGGACGFKNVNKYPFMAMTSCGNQPLFKDGKGCGACYKIKCTKHKACSGRTETVVITDMNYYPVAPYHFDLSGTAFGKLAKPGRNDELRHAGIIDIQFTRVPCEFPGLKVGFHVEEGSNAVYMAILVEYENGDGDVVQVDLMESGRGGGRWTRMKESWGSIWRLDSNHRLQAPFSLRIRNESGKTLVARNVIPSNWRPNTFYRSIVQYS